One segment of Primulina tabacum isolate GXHZ01 chromosome 14, ASM2559414v2, whole genome shotgun sequence DNA contains the following:
- the LOC142525582 gene encoding protein ASYMMETRIC LEAVES 2-like: protein MASSSNSPCAACKFLRRKCQPECVFAPYFPPDQPQKFANVHKVFGASNVTKLLNELQPHQREDAVNSLAYEADMRLRDPVYGCVGVISLLQHQLRQLQIDLSCAKSELSKYQNHLNGGFIHHHQQINLLGSGMAARDFHHQFFPTSHHQQQHVINGYDASSFLAMNMSASLGQLGGFQQARASGAASDGRRTPVEPS, encoded by the coding sequence ATGGCCTCATCATCTAACTCCCCATGCGCCGCCTGCAAATTCCTGCGTCGAAAATGCCAGCCGGAGTGCGTATTCGCGCCGTACTTTCCACCGGACCAGCCGCAGAAATTCGCTAACGTGCACAAAGTTTTCGGCGCCAGCAACGTCACCAAACTGCTTAACGAGCTGCAGCCGCATCAGCGTGAAGACGCCGTTAATTCCCTCGCTTACGAAGCCGACATGAGGCTCCGCGACCCCGTCTACGGCTGCGTTGGCGTCATCTCTCTCCTCCAACACCAGCTCCGCCAGCTTCAAATCGACCTCAGCTGCGCCAAATCCGAGCTCTCCAAGTACCAGAATCACCTTAATGGTGGCTTCATCCACCACCATCAGCAGATCAACCTCCTCGGCAGCGGTATGGCGGCTAGGGACTTCCACCACCAGTTCTTCCCTACCAGTCATCATCAGCAGCAACACGTGATTAACGGGTATGATGCTAGTAGCTTCCTTGCCATGAATATGTCTGCAAGTCTCGGACAGTTGGGGGGCTTTCAGCAGGCCAGGGCATCCGGGGCCGCGTCGGATGGTCGCCGGACGCCGGTGGAGCCGTCTTAG